In the genome of Hymenobacter cellulosivorans, one region contains:
- a CDS encoding porin family protein translates to MKNLRSTRSFRPCAALLGLAFLLGLSSQARAQEGLHVGLKTGLNLATYTGGAIGRQTGWQPGISTGAVLGYPLSAGSGIQLEVLYSQKGAYQAGYRHTYQNPALTAGSSTYRASLAYLDVPVLYTFGPGSNGQGLFAEVGPQLSLALHKRESVRPTGEAGSGHEETLTTDHRALVPVAAGYVAGLGYQLSNGLGAELRYSGDFTRVYRSGYGAGSLAPTASNNFHNGVLQLQVRFLFGSKKSAGPAPERRPARVRHYPPAPPVEPTQAYLDSLYRDPKVRRVIQIFSILSLVDSYNRARPVYVPGPGAPAPGRRIPTPRSQPRPRTERPTAY, encoded by the coding sequence ATGAAAAACCTGCGTTCAACTCGCTCTTTTCGGCCCTGCGCCGCCCTGCTCGGTCTTGCTTTTTTACTAGGCCTTTCCAGTCAGGCCCGCGCTCAGGAAGGCTTGCACGTAGGCCTGAAGACGGGGCTCAATCTGGCCACGTACACGGGCGGTGCCATTGGCCGGCAAACGGGCTGGCAGCCGGGCATATCCACTGGAGCCGTGCTGGGCTACCCACTATCGGCCGGCAGCGGAATCCAGCTGGAGGTGCTCTACTCTCAAAAGGGGGCCTACCAGGCCGGCTACCGCCACACGTATCAGAACCCTGCCCTAACGGCCGGCAGCAGTACGTATCGGGCTTCGTTGGCGTATCTCGACGTGCCGGTGCTGTATACCTTCGGGCCGGGCAGTAATGGCCAGGGCCTGTTTGCCGAAGTAGGCCCCCAGCTGAGCCTGGCCCTGCATAAGCGTGAATCGGTGCGGCCCACGGGCGAGGCGGGCAGCGGCCACGAGGAAACGCTTACTACCGACCACCGCGCTCTGGTGCCGGTAGCGGCGGGCTATGTGGCCGGCCTGGGCTACCAGCTTAGCAATGGCCTGGGTGCGGAACTACGCTACAGCGGCGACTTCACCCGCGTGTACCGCTCCGGCTACGGCGCCGGCAGCCTTGCCCCAACGGCCAGCAACAACTTTCACAACGGGGTGCTACAGCTGCAGGTGCGCTTTCTGTTTGGCTCGAAAAAGTCGGCGGGGCCCGCGCCCGAACGCCGCCCCGCCCGGGTACGCCACTACCCGCCAGCTCCGCCGGTAGAGCCCACCCAGGCCTATCTCGACTCGCTCTACCGCGACCCGAAAGTGCGCCGGGTTATCCAGATCTTCTCGATTCTGTCCTTGGTTGATTCCTACAACCGGGCGCGGCCCGTATACGTGCCCGGCCCAGGCGCTCCGGCCCCCGGGCGCCGCATCCCAACTCCCCGTTCTCAGCCCCGCCCCCGAACCGAGCGTCCCACTGCGTACTAA
- a CDS encoding carboxypeptidase-like regulatory domain-containing protein, which translates to MALLRSFTHARFLFYFMLRAFRPAVVLALAMGALLTSCDASTKDSDPAPAAVGAISGMVTVQDEVGQPVANKAGITVTLEGSSTSVSTVTGADGSFQLKNLPWGTYKIVYKRNDLGTIQEASLVLNEQHRTLARTATLGQLASTVVTSFSLGGDGPLSNSQAYTVGVNHNSAVYPDDYGFRIYMGATAGVSSTNYQFTSLVYSNQNPTQFWFHYADLLKRGFKSGDMVYLVVYGAPGREVTYADPANGRAQLVSNLNPTPSAVRSFVLP; encoded by the coding sequence ATGGCTCTGCTTCGCTCCTTTACCCATGCTCGTTTTTTGTTCTATTTCATGCTCCGGGCTTTCCGTCCCGCAGTAGTTCTTGCCCTGGCGATGGGGGCCTTACTGACCAGCTGCGACGCTAGCACCAAGGATTCTGATCCGGCTCCAGCTGCGGTAGGGGCCATTTCCGGGATGGTTACCGTCCAGGATGAGGTAGGGCAGCCCGTGGCCAATAAAGCGGGCATAACGGTGACGCTGGAAGGTAGTTCAACCTCTGTCAGCACAGTTACCGGTGCCGACGGCAGCTTCCAGTTGAAGAACCTTCCTTGGGGCACCTATAAGATTGTCTACAAGCGGAACGACCTGGGAACCATACAGGAAGCAAGCCTGGTGCTGAACGAGCAGCATCGGACCCTGGCCCGGACGGCAACGCTAGGCCAGCTGGCTTCCACGGTGGTCACCAGCTTTTCGCTCGGCGGCGATGGTCCTTTGTCTAATTCCCAGGCCTATACGGTCGGCGTCAACCATAACTCGGCTGTGTACCCCGACGATTACGGCTTCCGGATCTACATGGGCGCTACTGCCGGGGTAAGCAGCACCAACTATCAGTTTACGTCCCTGGTCTATAGCAACCAAAACCCCACCCAGTTCTGGTTTCACTATGCTGACCTGCTTAAAAGAGGCTTTAAGAGCGGCGACATGGTGTACCTGGTCGTGTACGGGGCACCCGGCCGGGAAGTGACCTATGCCGACCCGGCCAACGGCAGGGCCCAACTTGTCAGCAACCTCAATCCGACCCCTTCAGCGGTACGCTCTTTTGTGCTGCCGTAA
- a CDS encoding YCF48-related protein has product MKKPLLFLLTSLLGLSTSHAQWVSQSVAFSADTYYPASLQAVDASAAWAVGSNPSGMFTPQGVGTQEVARTTGGNSWQTSTVPSLAPDEVITSLTAQSAASAWITTIGSTRSQILHTTDGGTSWQPMLTLTSPTADRSLNYLGFFDASHGLCLGDADNGDRLVLFTTTDGGTTWTANQNLPLLTDQEYLTSVSRPAIVGNHIWVATTASRVFHSADRGLSWSVSELPAAAFTPNGPRALAFADAQHGLALFSRTDGFTDNAPLYRTTDGGATWQAVPFAGPLHGSNLVLVPGTGNYLSVGENLPVPGIPADAGSSYSRDAGATWTALESTDNHQLLTAAGPLAIWSSSYNFTTGRSNGVRKLASPVLPTRSAQTTLAARLQAYPNPSPDGHFTLEIAGGAAGAPIRVFDQLGREVYHTTWPAASPNRQQLHLTSQPAGLYLLQVGAGAATLRQTVWVQ; this is encoded by the coding sequence ATGAAAAAGCCATTACTATTTCTGCTTACCAGTTTGTTAGGCCTTTCCACCAGCCATGCCCAATGGGTAAGCCAGTCCGTTGCCTTTAGTGCCGATACGTATTATCCGGCCTCGCTCCAGGCCGTAGACGCCTCGGCGGCCTGGGCCGTGGGCAGCAACCCGAGCGGCATGTTCACGCCCCAGGGTGTTGGTACCCAGGAAGTAGCCCGCACCACCGGCGGAAACAGCTGGCAAACCAGTACGGTACCCAGCCTGGCCCCCGATGAGGTTATAACCTCGTTGACGGCCCAAAGCGCGGCCAGCGCCTGGATAACGACTATCGGCTCGACCCGCAGCCAGATCCTGCACACCACCGACGGCGGCACAAGCTGGCAGCCAATGCTCACGCTGACCAGCCCCACTGCCGACCGCAGCCTGAATTACCTGGGCTTCTTTGATGCCAGTCACGGCCTCTGCCTGGGCGACGCCGACAACGGGGACCGGCTGGTGCTCTTCACCACCACCGACGGCGGCACTACCTGGACGGCCAACCAGAATCTGCCTTTGCTCACCGACCAGGAGTACCTCACTTCCGTGAGTCGCCCGGCAATAGTAGGCAACCACATCTGGGTAGCCACCACTGCCTCCCGGGTGTTTCATTCCGCCGACCGGGGCCTGAGCTGGAGCGTCAGCGAGTTGCCGGCCGCCGCCTTTACCCCCAACGGACCCCGGGCCCTGGCTTTTGCGGATGCGCAGCACGGGCTGGCGCTGTTTTCCCGTACCGACGGTTTCACCGACAACGCGCCGCTGTATCGGACTACCGATGGCGGGGCAACGTGGCAGGCGGTGCCTTTTGCCGGGCCCCTGCACGGCAGCAATCTGGTGCTGGTGCCCGGAACCGGGAACTACCTTTCGGTGGGCGAAAACCTGCCGGTGCCCGGCATACCGGCCGATGCTGGCTCCTCCTACAGCCGCGACGCCGGCGCTACCTGGACGGCCCTGGAAAGCACCGACAACCATCAGCTGCTGACCGCGGCTGGTCCACTGGCCATCTGGTCCTCTTCCTACAATTTCACGACGGGCCGCAGCAACGGAGTCCGCAAGCTTGCTAGCCCAGTGCTGCCCACGCGCAGTGCCCAGACAACCCTGGCCGCTCGCCTGCAGGCCTATCCCAATCCCAGTCCCGATGGGCACTTCACGCTGGAAATAGCGGGGGGCGCAGCCGGAGCACCCATCCGGGTATTCGACCAACTGGGCCGGGAAGTATACCACACGACCTGGCCGGCCGCATCCCCGAACCGCCAGCAGCTGCACCTGACCAGCCAACCTGCCGGGCTCTACCTGTTGCAGGTCGGGGCCGGGGCCGCTACCCTTCGGCAGACTGTGTGGGTGCAATAA
- a CDS encoding tetratricopeptide repeat-containing sensor histidine kinase yields MASLFSPLCAQKRTRSRLAQVLLLGLLSMLTRPVVAAPAPLPSDSLRRALRTAPTDTDRIKTTLRLSAALVATDTAQASQYARQALALSRRVGYDYGVAYGWLQLCTLAIIRHDNAAAAYYGQQAQTVADALQRRAPEASRLRRLRASIANNRGNVADHLGQYEASTRYYLQAANLLTQLGDSRTLLTVYCNLGNSFQVLGQPAQAVRYWRQAVTLGAGPPPAAELLPVYLQLASWHLSQGRPDSAGLTLQAARPLAQPGSLYTGEYYGTLAQYHLAGKRRPEARQAFAQAMPYLTQKGALGYQAKVLLGLGQLDAQAGNWAQARAQLQRSLVLSEQLADPQQMLENLDVLARVEEAAGQWQSALRYFQRGQRLRDTLAGTTVREQINQLETRYRTRQQTQQLRVARQLQAAQQEALDRQRQLNTIYLVLLGVLTAGVGLGLALLRYRQRLARRTREQQQALLTTRAMLQGQDEERRRVARDLHDGLGGMLSAVKLYLSSIRTRGGLPSESAPLFDQSIDHLDSSIAELRRVARNLMPEALLSFGLAPALHDLCQAVQQAGSVPVQLTTHGLTPRLAPATEVELYRIVQELLTNALRYARASQILVQLMRHDDELHLVVEDDGQGFDMHTNKLGVGLRSVQARAHYLGGTLQVQSEPGQGTSVSLELRLPASAATPAASFPTNHLA; encoded by the coding sequence ATGGCTTCGCTGTTTTCCCCTCTCTGCGCGCAAAAACGAACCCGCAGCCGCCTGGCGCAGGTCCTGCTGCTAGGGCTGCTGAGCATGCTAACTCGGCCAGTGGTAGCCGCCCCGGCCCCGCTGCCCTCCGACAGCCTGCGGCGCGCCCTACGCACGGCCCCTACCGACACCGACCGGATCAAAACCACGCTGCGCCTGTCGGCCGCCCTGGTTGCCACCGACACGGCCCAGGCCAGCCAGTATGCCCGCCAGGCCCTGGCCCTCAGCCGCCGCGTCGGCTATGACTATGGCGTGGCCTACGGCTGGCTGCAACTGTGCACCCTGGCCATCATCCGCCACGACAATGCGGCAGCCGCCTACTACGGGCAGCAGGCCCAGACTGTAGCCGACGCCCTGCAACGGCGCGCCCCGGAGGCCTCGCGCCTGCGCCGGCTGCGGGCCTCCATTGCCAACAACCGCGGCAACGTGGCCGACCACCTGGGCCAGTACGAAGCCTCCACCCGCTACTACTTACAGGCCGCCAATCTGCTCACCCAGCTGGGCGACTCCCGCACCCTGCTCACGGTGTACTGCAACCTGGGCAACAGCTTTCAGGTGCTGGGGCAGCCCGCCCAGGCCGTGCGCTACTGGCGCCAGGCCGTAACCCTGGGTGCCGGCCCCCCTCCCGCGGCCGAGCTGCTGCCCGTGTATTTGCAGCTGGCCAGCTGGCACCTGAGTCAGGGCCGCCCCGACAGCGCCGGACTGACGTTGCAGGCCGCCCGGCCCCTGGCCCAACCCGGCAGCCTCTACACCGGCGAATACTACGGCACCCTGGCTCAGTACCACCTGGCCGGCAAGCGGCGGCCCGAGGCGCGGCAGGCGTTTGCCCAGGCCATGCCGTACCTAACCCAGAAAGGTGCCCTGGGCTACCAGGCCAAGGTATTGCTAGGCCTGGGCCAGCTCGATGCGCAGGCCGGCAACTGGGCTCAAGCCCGGGCTCAGCTACAGCGCAGCCTGGTGTTGAGCGAGCAGCTAGCCGACCCGCAACAGATGCTCGAAAACCTGGATGTGCTGGCGCGCGTGGAGGAAGCCGCAGGCCAGTGGCAGTCGGCCCTGCGCTACTTCCAGCGCGGCCAGCGCCTGCGCGACACGCTGGCCGGCACCACCGTGCGGGAGCAAATCAACCAGCTCGAAACCCGCTACCGTACCCGCCAGCAGACCCAGCAGCTACGGGTTGCCCGCCAGCTGCAGGCCGCTCAGCAAGAAGCCCTGGACCGCCAGCGCCAACTCAACACTATCTACCTGGTATTGCTGGGCGTGCTGACTGCGGGGGTGGGCCTGGGGCTGGCCCTGCTGCGCTACCGCCAGCGCCTGGCCCGCCGGACCCGGGAGCAGCAGCAGGCCTTACTCACCACCCGGGCCATGCTGCAGGGCCAGGACGAGGAGCGCCGCCGTGTGGCCCGCGACCTGCACGACGGACTGGGCGGCATGCTGTCGGCCGTGAAGCTCTATTTGAGCTCTATACGAACCCGGGGCGGGCTGCCCAGTGAGTCAGCTCCCCTGTTCGACCAGTCCATTGACCACCTCGACAGTTCGATTGCCGAGCTGCGCCGGGTGGCCCGCAACCTGATGCCCGAGGCTCTACTCTCCTTTGGGCTGGCGCCGGCCCTGCACGACCTGTGCCAGGCCGTGCAGCAGGCCGGCTCCGTACCGGTGCAGCTTACCACCCACGGCCTAACGCCCCGGCTGGCCCCGGCCACCGAAGTAGAACTCTACCGCATTGTGCAGGAGCTGCTCACCAACGCCCTGCGTTACGCCCGCGCCAGTCAAATTCTGGTGCAGCTCATGCGCCACGACGACGAGCTGCATTTGGTGGTGGAAGACGACGGCCAGGGCTTTGATATGCATACTAACAAGCTCGGCGTAGGCTTGCGCAGCGTGCAGGCGCGGGCCCACTACCTGGGCGGCACGCTGCAAGTACAGTCGGAGCCGGGCCAGGGTACTTCCGTTAGCCTGGAGCTGCGTCTGCCTGCTTCCGCCGCCACACCAGCAGCTTCTTTTCCTACCAATCATTTAGCCTAG
- a CDS encoding response regulator, with protein sequence MTPIRVVLVDDHRMLLAGLQMLLQALDFISVVGTATSAAEAYAVVAEHRPDVVLLDINLPDQSGVDVCRQLTEAQPGLKILALTTLQEKSYVTRMMQEGAAGYVLKNASPEELAEAITRVHAGKKYFSDEIQELLLQPEPAAAVRPLLTRREREVLTLIAQGLTSQEMAQQLFVSALTIETHRRNLLTKFGVHNTAMLIRLAAEYQLL encoded by the coding sequence ATGACTCCGATTCGGGTAGTACTCGTGGATGACCACCGCATGCTGCTGGCCGGCCTGCAAATGCTGCTGCAGGCTCTGGACTTTATTTCGGTAGTAGGCACGGCTACCTCTGCGGCCGAGGCCTACGCCGTGGTGGCCGAGCACCGCCCCGACGTGGTACTGCTCGACATCAACCTGCCCGACCAGAGCGGCGTGGACGTCTGTCGGCAGCTCACTGAAGCTCAGCCGGGCCTGAAGATACTGGCCCTGACCACGCTGCAGGAGAAAAGCTACGTAACGCGGATGATGCAGGAAGGCGCGGCGGGCTACGTACTCAAAAACGCGTCGCCCGAAGAGCTGGCTGAAGCCATTACCCGGGTGCACGCCGGTAAAAAGTACTTCAGCGACGAAATCCAGGAGCTGCTGCTGCAGCCTGAGCCGGCCGCAGCGGTGCGGCCCCTGCTCACGCGCCGGGAGCGGGAAGTTTTGACCCTGATAGCCCAGGGCCTGACCAGCCAGGAAATGGCCCAGCAGCTGTTCGTCAGTGCCCTGACCATTGAAACGCACCGCCGCAACCTGCTCACCAAGTTCGGGGTGCACAACACGGCCATGCTGATCCGGCTGGCTGCCGAGTATCAGTTGCTTTAG
- a CDS encoding SDR family oxidoreductase, which translates to MKSVLITGANRGLGLELTRQYLERGDQVFAATRQPEGATDLLALGQQFAGKLVVLPLDVTRAESLTTAYEQVAAATDHLDILINNAGILPGHPGSGIEDDSENQKLGQLRYDDAMQVFATNAVGPLLVTQQFLPLLKAGNKSRVVSLSSGLGSLELKASGSHYHYSASKAAMNMYMRTLAAEAGHYGIISIMVDPGWMRTDMGGTGAALPAADSARGIIRLTDQLHAEENGSFVTWQGKPVAW; encoded by the coding sequence ATGAAATCTGTCCTCATCACCGGCGCCAACCGCGGCCTGGGCCTCGAACTTACCCGGCAGTACCTGGAGCGCGGCGACCAGGTGTTTGCCGCCACCCGCCAGCCCGAAGGCGCCACCGACCTGCTGGCCCTGGGCCAGCAATTTGCCGGCAAACTTGTGGTCCTGCCCCTGGACGTGACCCGGGCCGAGTCGTTGACTACGGCCTACGAGCAGGTGGCCGCCGCCACCGACCACCTCGATATTCTGATCAACAACGCCGGAATTCTGCCGGGCCACCCCGGCTCGGGCATCGAAGACGACTCCGAAAATCAGAAGCTGGGCCAGCTGCGCTACGACGACGCCATGCAGGTATTCGCCACCAACGCCGTAGGGCCTCTGCTCGTGACCCAGCAGTTTTTGCCCCTGCTCAAGGCCGGAAATAAAAGCCGGGTAGTGAGCCTGTCGTCGGGCCTGGGCTCTTTGGAGCTGAAGGCCTCGGGCAGCCACTACCACTACAGCGCCAGCAAGGCGGCGATGAACATGTATATGCGCACCCTGGCGGCCGAAGCAGGCCACTACGGCATCATTTCCATCATGGTCGACCCGGGCTGGATGCGCACCGACATGGGCGGTACCGGCGCGGCCCTGCCCGCTGCCGACTCGGCCCGGGGCATCATCCGCCTCACCGACCAGCTTCACGCCGAGGAAAACGGCAGCTTCGTAACCTGGCAGGGCAAGCCGGTAGCCTGGTAA
- a CDS encoding T9SS type A sorting domain-containing protein, whose product MAAATGVTTGTRDREEVAGLGLYPNPVTADTRLAFTLASSAQVTMVVTDALGRQVDRIEAGRLGAGTQGIRWNSASNLRQGVYFFQLLLDGKAAGTQRGVLLN is encoded by the coding sequence GTGGCCGCCGCTACCGGCGTTACGACCGGTACCCGCGACCGGGAAGAGGTAGCAGGCCTGGGTCTGTATCCCAACCCCGTAACGGCCGACACCCGTCTGGCCTTCACCCTGGCTTCTTCGGCCCAGGTGACGATGGTGGTGACGGATGCCCTGGGTCGCCAGGTCGACCGGATTGAGGCCGGCCGCCTGGGCGCTGGTACGCAAGGCATCCGCTGGAACAGCGCCTCGAACCTGCGTCAGGGCGTGTACTTCTTCCAGCTGCTGCTCGACGGTAAGGCCGCCGGTACCCAGCGCGGCGTACTGCTGAACTAA
- a CDS encoding RDD family protein, whose translation MSTIRVQTTQNVTLEYEVASVGERIVANIIDTLILIGWAAAWVLLLTALGVQDGAVAIVVVLLVGLPYIFYHLLCEILFNGQSLGKKARHIKVIRLDGTPPRIGDYLLRWVLRIVDMGFFGGLVAVVVILANGKGQRVGDLAAGTCVVSTRPRPDAASLLAPALTDANYVVVFPQASLLADHDVATIRQLLAKGLERGNYAFLNEVANRVKEVTGVQTDLNDEAFLRTILRDHAHLAAEGS comes from the coding sequence ATGAGTACCATTCGCGTCCAGACTACCCAGAACGTTACCCTCGAATATGAGGTAGCCAGCGTGGGAGAGCGTATCGTGGCCAATATTATTGATACCCTAATCCTGATTGGCTGGGCTGCAGCCTGGGTGCTGCTGCTCACCGCTTTAGGAGTGCAGGACGGGGCCGTGGCTATAGTAGTTGTGTTGCTGGTGGGACTGCCCTACATTTTCTACCACCTGCTCTGCGAAATTCTGTTTAATGGGCAGAGTCTGGGTAAAAAAGCCCGCCATATCAAAGTAATCCGCCTCGACGGCACCCCGCCCCGCATCGGCGACTACCTGCTGCGCTGGGTGCTGCGCATCGTGGATATGGGCTTTTTTGGAGGGTTGGTAGCCGTGGTAGTCATCTTGGCCAATGGCAAAGGGCAGCGCGTCGGCGACCTGGCCGCCGGGACCTGCGTGGTCAGTACCCGCCCGCGCCCGGATGCGGCCAGTTTGCTGGCTCCCGCCCTGACCGATGCCAACTACGTGGTGGTGTTTCCGCAGGCATCCCTGCTGGCCGACCACGATGTGGCTACTATCCGGCAATTGCTGGCCAAGGGCCTGGAGCGGGGAAACTATGCGTTCCTCAACGAAGTTGCCAACCGCGTCAAGGAAGTGACCGGGGTGCAGACTGACCTGAACGACGAAGCCTTCCTGCGCACCATCCTGCGCGACCATGCCCACCTAGCCGCGGAAGGCAGCTAA
- a CDS encoding stage II sporulation protein M: MREAVFLRQNEAKWRRYENEPATGPDELAARFIELTDDLAYAQTFYPSSTTTRYLNDLTARLHQKLYQNKSETTTRFGHFWRQELPLLVAQHHRTLAWSLVLFTVFTLLGVLSAANDDTFVRVVLGDEYVNRTIENIERGDPMAVYKGMSETPMFLYITMNNIYVALTAYALGATLGLGTLWALFQNGVMLGSFQYFFYQKGVLLPSLVTIWIHGTLEISAVVLAGGAGLVMARSLLFPGTFSRADSFRQGARDGLKLAIGLVPIFIVAGFLEGFVTRHTEMPVLLSLLIIGTSAAFIIWYFILYPRQLARRAGTL; encoded by the coding sequence ATGCGTGAGGCGGTATTTCTTCGGCAAAATGAGGCCAAGTGGCGGCGCTACGAAAATGAGCCGGCCACCGGCCCCGACGAGCTGGCCGCCCGCTTCATCGAGCTGACCGACGACCTGGCCTACGCCCAGACCTTCTACCCCTCGTCGACTACCACGCGCTACCTCAACGACCTGACCGCGCGCCTGCACCAGAAGCTCTACCAGAACAAGAGCGAAACCACGACGCGCTTTGGTCACTTTTGGCGGCAGGAGCTACCCTTGCTCGTGGCCCAGCACCACCGCACGCTGGCCTGGTCGTTGGTACTGTTTACGGTTTTTACGCTGCTGGGCGTGTTGTCGGCCGCCAACGACGACACCTTCGTGCGAGTCGTGCTGGGCGACGAGTACGTGAACCGCACCATCGAAAACATTGAGCGGGGCGACCCAATGGCCGTGTATAAGGGCATGAGCGAGACGCCCATGTTTCTCTACATCACTATGAACAACATCTACGTGGCCCTGACGGCTTATGCCCTGGGCGCCACGCTGGGCCTGGGCACGCTCTGGGCGCTGTTTCAGAACGGGGTGATGCTGGGCTCCTTCCAATACTTTTTCTACCAGAAAGGCGTGCTGCTGCCTTCCCTGGTCACCATCTGGATTCATGGTACATTGGAAATATCGGCCGTGGTGCTGGCCGGCGGGGCGGGGCTAGTCATGGCGCGCAGTCTGCTGTTTCCCGGCACCTTTTCCCGGGCCGACTCTTTCCGCCAGGGCGCCCGCGACGGGCTAAAGCTGGCTATAGGCCTGGTCCCGATTTTTATTGTGGCCGGCTTCCTGGAAGGCTTTGTGACGCGCCACACCGAGATGCCCGTGCTGCTGAGCCTGCTTATTATTGGCACTTCGGCCGCCTTTATCATCTGGTACTTTATTCTGTATCCGCGGCAGCTGGCCCGCCGGGCTGGTACGCTATGA
- a CDS encoding DUF4129 domain-containing protein, producing the protein MLLAGPTGQAQQPAHKPDLAVHTLPTDRNTAVPLRQPAPGRLREFREQRAFQYVEVKSEQSTWDLFWARLMHWLNEVLSTRGGKVVWEYGIYALLVVGLVFVVLKLMQVDLTRAFGRAPRTMPLPYDTTTEDIHGLDFDALLTEAEAVGNYRLAVRLGYLYVLKQLTDQGLIQWQPEKTNHDYLQELTAGQLRPVFRELTQQFEYVWYGEQQDLSLAHYTLAREVRVAFQRQLSTVAHAA; encoded by the coding sequence TTGCTGCTAGCCGGCCCGACCGGCCAGGCCCAGCAGCCAGCGCACAAGCCCGATCTTGCGGTGCATACCCTGCCCACCGACCGGAACACTGCCGTGCCCCTGCGCCAGCCGGCCCCCGGCCGCCTGCGGGAATTCCGGGAGCAGCGCGCGTTTCAGTACGTGGAAGTGAAGAGTGAGCAAAGCACCTGGGACCTGTTCTGGGCCCGGCTGATGCACTGGCTCAACGAAGTGCTTTCTACCCGTGGCGGCAAAGTGGTGTGGGAGTACGGCATCTACGCCCTGCTGGTGGTCGGGCTGGTATTCGTGGTGCTCAAGCTGATGCAGGTTGATTTGACCCGGGCCTTTGGCCGGGCCCCGCGCACCATGCCCTTGCCCTACGATACCACCACGGAAGATATTCACGGGCTGGACTTCGACGCGCTGCTGACCGAAGCCGAAGCCGTCGGCAACTACCGCCTAGCCGTGCGCCTGGGCTATTTGTACGTGCTCAAGCAGCTCACCGACCAGGGCCTGATTCAGTGGCAGCCCGAAAAAACCAACCACGACTACTTGCAGGAGCTGACAGCGGGCCAGCTACGGCCAGTATTCCGGGAGCTTACCCAGCAGTTTGAATACGTCTGGTACGGGGAGCAACAGGATTTGTCCCTGGCCCACTACACCCTGGCTCGCGAAGTACGCGTGGCCTTCCAGCGCCAGCTTTCCACCGTGGCCCACGCCGCCTAG